One Vitis riparia cultivar Riparia Gloire de Montpellier isolate 1030 chromosome 4, EGFV_Vit.rip_1.0, whole genome shotgun sequence genomic window carries:
- the LOC117912192 gene encoding transcription factor MYB123-like, with protein sequence MGRSPCCSKEGLNRGAWTALEDKILTAYIKAHGEGKWRNLPKRAGLKRCGKSCRLRWLNYLRPDIKRGNISHDEEELIIRLHKLLGNRWSLIAGRLPGRTDNEIKNYWNTTLGKKIGAQPTNQSRLKSKPPIDHKPTTIEPEAAPAQPQVIRTKATRCTKVLVPTDPPPRLSEPRPIDSTTPQNPLQAQPQQTHSVAPWGSTDFTPDYGTTTNSNLFNEDYSYSNLLENVTPFKFEDWASNDCLENNATLDLDSLAFLLNSEEWP encoded by the exons atggggaGGAGTCCATGTTGCTCCAAGGAAGGACTCAATAGAGGAGCATGGACGGCCCTTGAAGATAAGATACTCACGGCTTACATTAAAGCCCATGGAGAAGGGAAATGGAGAAACCTCCCCAAGAGAGCTG GTTTGAAGAGATGTGGCAAGAGTTGTAGACTGAGATGGCTGAACTATCTGAGACCAGATATCAAGAGAGGAAACATCTCTCATGACGAAGAGGAGCTCATCATCAGACTCCACAAACTTCTTGGTAACAG ATGGTCTTTAATAGCCGGAAGGCTTCCGGGGCGAACAGACAATGAAATCAAGAACTACTGGAACACCACTCTTGGCAAGAAAATTGGAGCTCAACCAACAAACCAGTCTAGGCTGAAAAGCAAGCCACCCATCGACCACAAGCCCACCACAATCGAGCCAGAGGCTGCACCAGCTCAGCCCCAAGTGATCCGAACCAAGGCCACAAGATGCACCAAGGTGCTTGTGCCAACAGACCCACCACCACGACTTAGTGAGCCTCGACCCATTGACTCAACCACCCCACAAAATCCTCTTCAGGCTCAGCCTCAACAAACCCACTCGGTGGCTCCTTGGGGCTCAACCGATTTCACTCCTGACTATGGCACCACAACAAACTCTAATCTCTTTAATGAAGACTACAGTTACAGCAACCTTCTGGAGAATGTCACTCCTTTCAAGTTTGAGGATTGGGCTTCAAATGACTGTCTCGAGAACAATGCCACTTTGGATCTTGACTCTTTGGCATTTTTACTGAACTCTGAGGAATGGCCATGA